A genome region from Flavobacterium sp. includes the following:
- a CDS encoding HAMP domain-containing sensor histidine kinase, translated as MKNWKFYNALFVRVLFVMILFFCCVFLIYRTFYYNALLVGFFVFLFLAEMYFYVKNQLQFYDRTLLSILQNDFSTNFPEENKKDNFKSLYLLYENLKVRQQEQTSKEMIYRSLLNNIDTAALILEKENEDWNIFLMNDCFSDLFKVPKVSHWKYLKNYLPSLCSEIEKTEFSELKSAISIKIEEQDLQTFMLQTSHTQSYNKEYFIILLDSIQRVIEKKEKEAWINLMKIISHELMNSLTPIRALSQNLLHIVDQENLVEDDFDDIKSSISTIINRSDHLQVFVENYRKLAMLPTPTKQMTPINALFEDCLRIMSPILKAENIELINDIHSSRSIMIDKNQMEQVIINLITNSVYALKEKSEKKMYVSSYTENNRFFITIADNGKGIAPEIQDKVFLPFFTTRKDGAGIGLTLSKNIIEAHGGYLSYQTDEDKTSFVICLI; from the coding sequence ATGAAAAACTGGAAATTTTATAATGCTTTGTTTGTTAGAGTTTTGTTTGTAATGATACTCTTTTTCTGCTGTGTTTTTCTTATTTACAGAACGTTTTATTACAATGCCCTTTTAGTTGGATTTTTTGTTTTTTTGTTTCTGGCCGAAATGTATTTTTATGTCAAAAACCAGCTTCAGTTTTACGACAGAACTTTGCTTTCGATTCTTCAAAATGATTTTTCTACCAATTTTCCCGAAGAGAATAAAAAAGACAATTTCAAAAGCCTGTATCTTTTATATGAAAATTTAAAAGTTCGGCAGCAGGAACAAACATCAAAAGAAATGATCTATCGTTCGCTTTTAAACAATATTGATACAGCGGCCTTAATTCTGGAAAAAGAAAACGAAGACTGGAATATTTTTTTAATGAACGACTGCTTTTCAGATTTATTTAAAGTTCCGAAAGTAAGTCATTGGAAATATCTTAAAAATTACCTGCCGTCGCTTTGCAGTGAAATTGAAAAAACAGAATTCAGCGAATTAAAATCGGCAATTTCGATAAAAATAGAAGAACAGGATTTGCAGACTTTTATGCTGCAAACATCGCATACCCAGAGTTATAACAAAGAATATTTTATTATTTTATTAGATAGTATTCAGCGTGTTATTGAGAAAAAAGAAAAAGAAGCGTGGATTAATTTAATGAAGATTATTTCGCATGAATTAATGAATTCTCTAACGCCAATTCGTGCGCTTTCGCAGAATTTACTGCACATTGTTGATCAGGAAAATTTAGTAGAAGATGATTTTGATGATATTAAAAGCAGTATTTCGACCATAATAAATAGAAGCGATCATTTGCAGGTTTTTGTAGAAAACTATCGTAAACTGGCCATGCTGCCAACGCCAACCAAACAAATGACGCCAATTAACGCTTTATTCGAAGACTGCCTCCGAATTATGAGCCCGATTTTGAAAGCAGAAAATATCGAATTGATAAATGATATTCACAGTTCGCGTTCGATTATGATTGACAAAAATCAAATGGAACAGGTGATTATCAATTTGATAACCAACAGTGTGTATGCCTTAAAAGAAAAAAGCGAAAAGAAAATGTATGTTTCAAGTTATACAGAAAACAATCGTTTTTTTATCACAATCGCTGATAACGGAAAAGGAATCGCTCCTGAAATTCAGGACAAAGTATTTCTTCCTTTTTT